One region of Limnospira fusiformis SAG 85.79 genomic DNA includes:
- a CDS encoding sulfotransferase family 2 domain-containing protein translates to MVKAVILWYATLRQISIDGLDTALQSIKYSKLAGKNLEIEIMTEFSEKLPNNTFLFIHIPKTAGTSFRSQIEKKLKCIFEYGADPKTSPLVHETIDKGDLTSFVKSFKSEGFEAVYGHFEMAKYQPIVNDTTKFATFLRHPIQRSISNYEHFRRHYGYDKSMEEFFSNPHFSNQQSKALEGIEIDDLFFVGITERYSDSIKLFNKLTNLGIKDVQINYNPQKKVDEQYELDSESLKLIESKNEKDLDLYFKAQSIFERRLEEMM, encoded by the coding sequence TTGGTTAAGGCAGTTATACTGTGGTATGCTACCCTAAGACAAATATCAATAGATGGGTTAGATACTGCATTACAGTCAATCAAATATAGTAAATTAGCTGGGAAAAACTTAGAGATTGAAATTATGACCGAATTCTCTGAAAAATTACCAAATAATACATTTTTATTTATTCATATCCCTAAAACGGCTGGGACTTCTTTTAGGTCTCAAATCGAAAAAAAACTCAAGTGTATTTTTGAGTATGGGGCTGACCCAAAAACTTCCCCATTGGTACATGAGACGATAGATAAAGGTGACTTAACATCTTTTGTGAAATCATTTAAATCGGAGGGCTTTGAAGCTGTATATGGTCATTTTGAGATGGCTAAGTATCAGCCAATTGTAAACGACACGACAAAATTTGCTACTTTCTTGCGACACCCAATTCAGCGATCTATATCTAACTACGAGCATTTTCGTAGACATTATGGGTATGATAAATCTATGGAGGAATTTTTCAGCAATCCCCATTTTTCTAATCAACAATCTAAAGCCCTTGAGGGGATAGAAATTGACGATCTATTTTTTGTAGGAATTACTGAGCGCTATAGTGATTCTATTAAACTATTTAATAAACTGACAAACCTTGGTATTAAGGATGTCCAAATAAATTATAACCCCCAAAAAAAAGTTGATGAGCAGTACGAGTTGGATTCTGAATCCTTGAAATTGATAGAAAGCAAGAATGAGAAGGACTTAGACTTATACTTTAAAGCTCAGTCAATTTTTGAGAGACGACTGGAAGAGATGATGTAA
- the tnpA gene encoding IS200/IS605 family transposase: MCQVYRHNLTTKSLINYHFVWSSRRKRKVLKGMVAIRLRELMEEVCPDLEVEILTLDIQPNYVHAFLDCPPTLAPHQIIHRIKAYTARHLRKEFEHLLVLPSIWTRSYLVSTSETISQEIIEDYVKHQGKKG, from the coding sequence ATGTGTCAAGTCTATAGACACAATCTAACAACAAAATCTTTGATTAACTACCACTTTGTTTGGAGTTCTAGGCGCAAACGTAAGGTACTCAAGGGGATGGTAGCGATTAGACTTAGGGAGTTAATGGAAGAAGTGTGTCCAGATTTGGAGGTCGAAATCCTGACTCTGGATATACAGCCTAACTATGTCCACGCATTTTTGGATTGTCCGCCGACCCTAGCCCCGCATCAGATTATCCATCGAATCAAAGCCTATACAGCCCGTCACCTCCGTAAAGAGTTTGAACATTTGCTGGTGCTACCATCAATATGGACTCGTTCCTACCTAGTTTCGACATCGGAGACCATCTCTCAGGAGATTATTGAGGATTATGTGAAACACCAAGGGAAAAAAGGATGA
- a CDS encoding HU family DNA-binding protein, with the protein MKTNELVQRVAEEAKIPKKKVRAILDLAFSAISQEIESGQPVVVRGLGKFTPKEQPARTKTNPETGETTEVPARTVVNFRVIKPSKDTEEADSE; encoded by the coding sequence ATGAAAACAAATGAACTGGTCCAGCGCGTCGCCGAAGAAGCCAAAATTCCCAAGAAAAAAGTTAGAGCTATTTTAGACTTGGCTTTTAGTGCTATCTCTCAGGAAATTGAGAGTGGTCAGCCAGTTGTCGTCAGAGGTTTAGGGAAATTTACCCCCAAAGAGCAACCAGCAAGAACCAAAACCAACCCAGAAACTGGTGAAACCACTGAAGTCCCAGCACGTACAGTCGTTAACTTCCGAGTTATTAAACCCTCTAAGGATACAGAAGAGGCAGATTCAGAATAA